One region of Vibrio pelagius genomic DNA includes:
- a CDS encoding YeeE/YedE family protein: MFLVAILMSGTLAWVSMSVGLTSETQSSTIGFWPSFFSLGGGVLFGIGAAANSGCGVSTVSRLARGETVMLVTIMGWFIAWLLFVPILPLELKGEAFLIGEQTRYFILGGASLAIAVACFFMGAKNRKLWLSMLGVGLMAGLVFIYEPHWTPSGLLKSVSGALWSGDSNLWPEQERFILILCLLVGMVTAAVWTRSFEFRLLSIRQAIRHLLAGILMGLGAVMAGGGNDTQLLVAMPIFSPAGFTTVACIVLGIYFGIRWIPTHYR; the protein is encoded by the coding sequence ATGTTTTTAGTAGCCATCTTGATGAGTGGCACACTCGCTTGGGTATCCATGTCTGTGGGTTTAACTTCTGAAACTCAAAGTTCGACTATTGGATTCTGGCCGAGTTTTTTCTCGTTGGGTGGTGGTGTGTTATTTGGTATTGGCGCAGCAGCGAACAGCGGGTGCGGTGTTTCTACTGTGAGCCGATTGGCGCGGGGAGAAACAGTTATGTTGGTGACCATTATGGGCTGGTTTATTGCTTGGCTTTTGTTTGTCCCTATTTTGCCTCTGGAGCTAAAGGGAGAGGCTTTTTTGATAGGTGAACAGACTCGTTATTTCATATTAGGTGGTGCATCTCTAGCCATTGCCGTGGCGTGTTTTTTTATGGGAGCTAAGAATCGCAAGCTATGGTTGTCGATGTTAGGAGTTGGTTTGATGGCAGGCTTAGTATTTATCTATGAGCCGCACTGGACACCAAGCGGTTTACTTAAATCGGTGAGCGGTGCTTTATGGTCAGGTGATTCCAATCTTTGGCCTGAACAAGAGCGATTCATTTTAATCTTATGTTTACTGGTCGGTATGGTTACAGCGGCAGTATGGACACGTTCATTTGAGTTTCGATTGCTCTCTATTCGCCAAGCTATACGACACTTGTTGGCGGGTATACTAATGGGTCTAGGGGCTGTTATGGCTGGTGGCGGTAATGATACTCAGCTGTTGGTGGCAATGCCTATTTTCTCTCCTGCTGGTTTTACAACTGTCGCGTGTATCGTTTTGGGCATTTACTTTGGAATCCGTTGGATTCCCACTCATTATCGTTGA
- a CDS encoding DUF429 domain-containing protein codes for MKHIGIDACKAGWVVWSWQQDEVQLEVVAELSQITEQLRDAHSLIDIPIGFSDTKTPDRLCDKAARKYLTRTRGASVFPMPCREAANAESYLQACEINFELCGRKLSKQAWYILPKVREVDALLNFYPELYLRESHPEVVFATLNGAPLEHSKKSIEGQHQRLDLLARYLPQHIDKLNHQVATTKKSKVAPDDLIDAFALMLCALHSDQLSSFPESEDNDPQGRTREIVYWQP; via the coding sequence ATGAAACACATCGGCATAGATGCCTGCAAAGCGGGTTGGGTGGTTTGGAGTTGGCAGCAGGATGAGGTGCAGCTTGAAGTGGTGGCTGAGCTCTCTCAGATAACAGAACAGTTGCGTGATGCTCATAGCCTGATTGATATCCCCATCGGTTTCAGTGATACCAAAACGCCTGATAGATTGTGTGATAAAGCGGCTCGAAAATACTTAACGAGAACTCGCGGAGCTTCGGTGTTCCCAATGCCTTGTCGTGAAGCGGCTAATGCAGAAAGCTACCTTCAAGCTTGTGAGATTAACTTCGAGTTGTGTGGGCGTAAGCTCTCTAAACAGGCTTGGTACATTCTGCCAAAAGTGCGCGAGGTGGATGCGTTACTCAATTTTTACCCTGAACTCTATTTGCGAGAATCTCACCCAGAGGTGGTGTTCGCTACTTTGAATGGTGCGCCGTTAGAGCATTCGAAAAAGAGCATTGAAGGCCAGCATCAAAGGCTCGATTTGTTAGCGCGATATCTACCTCAACATATCGATAAGCTCAATCACCAAGTAGCAACCACCAAAAAATCGAAAGTCGCGCCTGATGATCTCATCGACGCGTTCGCTCTAATGCTTTGTGCTTTGCATTCTGATCAACTGAGCTCATTTCCTGAAAGTGAAGACAATGATCCGCAAGGTCGAACCCGCGAGATTGTCTATTGGCAGCCATAG
- a CDS encoding copper chaperone PCu(A)C, which yields MKKQLNTLILFIATLVSVNVAAHEYTADSIQIDHPWSREAPPNATVIGGFFQLKNLAAEDDFLISASTPIASRVEIHTHEMSDGMMKMIKIDKVRIGSMETVMFKPGGYHLMIFNPNKSYKKGERFPMTLQFENAGTVEVELAVEENAHMQHHH from the coding sequence ATGAAAAAGCAGCTCAACACTTTGATTCTATTTATCGCGACGCTTGTTAGTGTCAACGTCGCGGCTCATGAGTACACCGCTGATAGCATTCAGATTGACCACCCTTGGAGTCGTGAAGCGCCACCGAATGCGACTGTAATTGGAGGCTTTTTCCAGCTAAAGAACTTGGCGGCAGAGGATGACTTTTTGATCAGCGCATCAACCCCTATCGCAAGTCGTGTAGAGATTCACACTCATGAAATGTCAGACGGCATGATGAAGATGATCAAAATCGACAAGGTGCGTATTGGTAGCATGGAGACGGTGATGTTCAAGCCGGGCGGCTATCATCTAATGATCTTCAACCCAAATAAGTCTTACAAAAAAGGCGAACGCTTCCCAATGACGCTGCAATTTGAAAATGCAGGTACAGTAGAGGTGGAGCTCGCGGTTGAAGAGAACGCACACATGCAACATCACCACTAA
- a CDS encoding ATP-dependent zinc protease, with the protein MKKISLALTLLSTLVFSHYSIATTEASHTTQNPTYELDGKSVLGRTENVYLSNVEGLSDIPFIGKIDTGAETTSMHAEDIHVTSSHPDYENLKDQELMLALTEEVLENGDVAYSDWDGSTFEPFKTEVSFKVQNPRTGDMVLIEAPLERVSMIRSRTSSTPILRPTIKMSLKIAGRELETDVNLTDRSHFSAPILIGKTFLAENALVFAGYDYLQEQEKATVVGRKEVVTINGFAMNASFSLVNRYSNMHAEEIDIDKKNNLVTFDIVSIDGQKKEMSLPLVRMLNVSGKQRPLVYVPVELDKDTTRNILVYLRDRSGSGSQLRVGTMTASEHFMINSNAENLLSQGAESFQEATKSDEPLILSPEEKITLDNFPLKAVASFAVSTPVLKVESYEMTGSGDDAKVEFFLIDANGEQQRVSKKVIKQLRVGKDVRPVVSADLVVSGKAHEREFALDVLDMSEKAPYFILGKKMAKEGVYINTRADYLLNAEPLFKVGHVEFVEVSGMTFPAKLDTGADVSSMNAINIKRFKQDGQDMVSFTYKNKQGDKQDFVKPVIDVMRIKAKKGEKVNIRPVVEMEVKLGDLKKKVKVNLQDRSRFEYSMILGKNFLKYGALVSSDEDYVLGKKK; encoded by the coding sequence ATGAAAAAGATATCTTTGGCTTTAACTCTATTAAGCACACTCGTTTTTTCACACTATTCCATAGCCACAACTGAGGCTTCACATACCACGCAAAACCCAACTTACGAGCTTGATGGTAAGTCGGTACTAGGCCGTACTGAGAATGTTTATCTCTCTAACGTGGAAGGGCTCAGTGATATTCCTTTTATCGGTAAAATCGATACGGGAGCCGAAACTACGTCGATGCACGCAGAAGATATTCACGTAACCAGCAGCCATCCAGATTATGAAAATCTCAAAGACCAAGAGCTGATGCTAGCGTTAACGGAAGAGGTTCTGGAGAACGGCGATGTTGCATACAGTGATTGGGATGGCAGCACTTTCGAACCTTTTAAAACAGAGGTGTCGTTTAAGGTTCAAAATCCTCGAACGGGAGATATGGTGCTGATCGAGGCGCCTTTAGAGCGCGTCAGTATGATCCGTAGTCGTACGAGCAGCACGCCGATACTTCGTCCTACCATAAAAATGTCGCTCAAAATCGCCGGCAGAGAGCTGGAGACAGACGTCAATCTCACCGATAGAAGCCACTTCTCTGCGCCTATTCTGATTGGCAAAACCTTCTTAGCTGAAAATGCATTGGTGTTTGCAGGTTACGATTATTTACAAGAGCAAGAAAAGGCGACCGTTGTAGGCAGAAAAGAAGTGGTTACCATTAATGGCTTTGCTATGAATGCGAGCTTCTCTCTTGTAAACCGCTACAGCAATATGCATGCGGAAGAGATTGATATCGATAAGAAAAACAATCTAGTGACCTTTGATATCGTCAGTATCGATGGTCAAAAAAAAGAGATGAGCTTACCACTGGTTCGTATGCTCAACGTAAGTGGTAAACAAAGACCTTTGGTGTATGTCCCTGTTGAATTAGATAAAGACACCACACGAAATATTTTAGTGTATCTGCGTGATCGCTCAGGCAGTGGTTCTCAGCTAAGAGTGGGCACCATGACTGCGAGTGAGCACTTTATGATCAACAGCAATGCTGAAAATCTGTTGTCGCAAGGTGCTGAGAGCTTCCAAGAGGCGACGAAGTCTGACGAGCCTTTGATCCTTTCACCAGAAGAGAAAATTACACTGGATAATTTTCCACTCAAAGCTGTTGCTTCATTTGCGGTGAGCACACCAGTTTTGAAAGTGGAAAGCTATGAAATGACGGGGTCGGGTGATGATGCCAAGGTTGAATTCTTCCTGATAGACGCTAACGGTGAGCAGCAAAGAGTGTCTAAAAAGGTGATTAAACAGTTAAGAGTCGGCAAAGATGTTCGCCCAGTCGTCAGCGCTGATCTTGTTGTCTCTGGCAAAGCTCATGAACGAGAATTTGCACTAGATGTGCTAGATATGAGTGAAAAGGCGCCTTACTTCATCTTAGGCAAAAAAATGGCTAAAGAGGGTGTGTATATTAATACCCGTGCCGACTATCTTTTGAACGCGGAACCTCTGTTCAAAGTAGGGCATGTTGAGTTTGTCGAAGTTAGCGGCATGACATTCCCAGCCAAGCTAGATACTGGTGCCGACGTGAGTTCAATGAACGCGATAAACATCAAACGTTTCAAGCAAGACGGACAAGATATGGTGAGCTTCACGTATAAAAACAAGCAAGGCGACAAGCAAGACTTTGTTAAGCCCGTTATAGATGTGATGCGTATTAAAGCCAAGAAAGGGGAGAAGGTAAATATTCGCCCTGTAGTGGAAATGGAAGTCAAACTCGGTGATTTAAAGAAGAAGGTGAAAGTCAACCTTCAAGACCGCTCTCGCTTTGAGTACAGCATGATCTTAGGTAAGAACTTCTTGAAGTACGGCGCGCTTGTGAGTAGCGATGAAGACTATGTATTGGGTAAGAAAAAGTAA